The following are encoded together in the Streptomyces sp. NBC_00341 genome:
- a CDS encoding ABC transporter substrate-binding protein: protein MPFNDTYRTVGRRSFLALTGATAIGALAACSPQAETVASAEPTGRLPSGAPPPGTKLSIAVRTTQLQLGAAGLKEELPFTVSDWPNLNAGPDIIQGFRAHSIDLAVNAGIPPIQAQAIGVGAKIVAVQVRNRPSYVFATAPGSDIRSAADFRGRKIGFSQGQAQGVVVLRALKRAGLANKDVELVALPSTQFLTALQSGQVDVAPLGEPTLTKYLSQYGKDGARGIKTDVVDLLTVLWAPDEVLKDKAKAAAVRSFVPLWARGVAWAWENTDAWIDTYYVKDQGVTREDGKRIVASLRQPRFPVSWDKAIAWEQETADLMAEGGFVPEQDVAGLFDRRFEGLAAGAVPARYRETS from the coding sequence TTCTCGCACTGACCGGTGCGACGGCCATCGGCGCACTCGCCGCCTGCTCGCCGCAGGCCGAAACGGTGGCGAGCGCAGAACCCACCGGAAGACTTCCCTCGGGAGCGCCGCCGCCCGGCACGAAACTCTCCATAGCCGTCCGCACCACCCAGCTCCAACTGGGCGCGGCCGGACTGAAGGAGGAGCTGCCGTTCACCGTTTCCGACTGGCCCAACCTGAACGCGGGCCCCGACATCATCCAGGGATTCCGAGCCCATTCCATCGACCTCGCGGTCAACGCCGGAATTCCGCCGATCCAGGCCCAGGCCATCGGCGTCGGCGCGAAGATCGTCGCGGTGCAGGTACGCAACAGACCCAGTTACGTCTTCGCGACCGCGCCCGGCTCGGACATCAGGAGCGCGGCCGACTTCCGGGGCCGGAAGATCGGTTTCTCGCAGGGCCAGGCACAGGGCGTCGTCGTACTGCGCGCGCTGAAGCGGGCCGGCCTCGCCAACAAGGACGTCGAGCTGGTCGCCCTGCCCAGCACCCAGTTCCTCACCGCCCTGCAGTCCGGGCAGGTCGACGTGGCACCGCTGGGCGAGCCGACCCTCACGAAGTACCTGAGCCAGTACGGAAAGGACGGGGCGCGCGGGATCAAGACCGATGTGGTGGACCTGCTCACGGTCCTCTGGGCACCCGACGAGGTGCTGAAGGACAAGGCCAAGGCCGCCGCCGTCCGCTCCTTCGTCCCGCTGTGGGCCCGCGGAGTTGCGTGGGCCTGGGAGAACACCGACGCCTGGATCGACACGTATTACGTCAAGGACCAGGGCGTCACCCGGGAGGACGGCAAGCGCATCGTCGCCTCCCTGCGGCAGCCCCGGTTCCCGGTGAGCTGGGACAAGGCCATCGCGTGGGAGCAGGAGACCGCAGACCTGATGGCCGAGGGCGGGTTCGTGCCGGAGCAGGACGTCGCCGGCCTGTTCGACCGCCGCTTCGAGGGGCTGGCGGCCGGAGCCGTACCGGCCCGCTACCGGGAGACGTCATGA
- a CDS encoding ABC transporter permease — protein sequence MTELLTNARTAGRVNTAAAPGETAKSAVAGRSAPRPTIPRPTRRRLGPGRALPFGRLIGPVLVVALWWFASAIGYLDPRILSGPGTVLSTASDLIADGRLQDNVLISLQRAGLGLLFGVAAGVVLAVAAGLSRTGEYLLDGPLQIKRAIPSLAMLPLLILWLGIGEQMKVTVIALGVAVSMYINTYASLTGIDSRYVELAEGLDLSRAQFVRKVVIPGSLPGFFVGLRLGVTASWLGLIVVEQINATSGIGYMMFQAQQYAQSDVIIVGLVAYGIFGFASDAAVRAVERRVLSWRRTLAG from the coding sequence ATGACCGAGCTGCTGACGAACGCCCGCACGGCAGGCCGGGTGAACACGGCCGCCGCGCCGGGGGAGACCGCGAAGTCGGCGGTCGCCGGCCGGTCCGCGCCCCGGCCCACGATCCCCCGGCCCACCCGCAGACGGCTGGGCCCCGGCCGGGCCCTGCCCTTCGGGCGGCTGATCGGTCCGGTGCTGGTCGTCGCCCTGTGGTGGTTCGCCTCCGCCATCGGCTACCTCGACCCCCGGATCCTGTCCGGGCCCGGCACGGTGCTCTCCACCGCCTCGGACCTCATCGCCGACGGCCGGCTCCAGGACAACGTCCTCATCTCGCTGCAACGCGCCGGGCTCGGGCTCCTCTTCGGGGTGGCCGCGGGGGTCGTGCTCGCTGTCGCGGCCGGGCTGAGCCGCACCGGCGAATACCTGCTGGACGGTCCGCTCCAGATCAAGCGCGCCATCCCGTCCCTCGCCATGCTCCCGCTGCTGATCCTCTGGCTCGGCATCGGCGAACAGATGAAGGTCACCGTGATCGCACTCGGCGTCGCGGTGAGCATGTACATCAACACGTACGCCTCGCTGACCGGCATCGACAGCCGGTACGTCGAGCTGGCGGAGGGACTCGACCTGAGCCGCGCGCAGTTCGTCCGCAAGGTCGTCATCCCCGGCTCACTGCCCGGCTTCTTCGTCGGACTGCGCCTCGGCGTCACCGCGTCCTGGCTCGGGCTGATCGTCGTCGAGCAGATCAACGCCACGAGCGGCATCGGCTACATGATGTTCCAGGCCCAGCAGTACGCCCAGTCCGACGTGATCATCGTGGGCCTGGTGGCCTACGGGATCTTCGGCTTCGCGTCGGACGCGGCGGTACGCGCCGTCGAGAGGAGGGTCCTGTCGTGGCGACGCACCCTGGCGGGCTGA
- a CDS encoding ABC transporter ATP-binding protein, whose protein sequence is MATHPGGLTAARTAAGAAVEAPAIRTRGLVRRFGDRDVLKELDLTVAAGEFTALLGRSGSGKSTLLRAVARLDHTVEGSGELTVPDRVSLSFQDSRLLPWLRVIDNVVLGLRGPGARERGLTALAEVGLEGRGRSWPHELSGGEQQRAALARALVREPELLLADEPFGALDALTRIRMHGLLRELYERHRPAVLLVTHDVDEAVELADRVLVLEDGRIAVDLTVDLPTPRSRRDARFQEYRDTLLTALGVAQP, encoded by the coding sequence GTGGCGACGCACCCTGGCGGGCTGACCGCCGCCCGCACCGCCGCCGGCGCGGCCGTGGAGGCTCCCGCGATCCGCACCCGCGGCCTGGTCCGCCGGTTCGGTGACCGGGACGTCCTGAAAGAGCTCGATCTCACCGTCGCGGCGGGGGAGTTCACCGCGCTGCTCGGCCGCAGCGGCTCGGGCAAGTCCACCCTGCTGCGGGCCGTCGCCCGGCTCGACCACACCGTCGAGGGCTCCGGTGAACTCACCGTCCCCGACCGGGTCTCGCTCTCCTTCCAGGACTCCCGGCTGCTGCCCTGGCTCCGGGTGATCGACAACGTCGTCCTCGGACTGCGCGGGCCGGGCGCCCGTGAACGCGGCCTCACCGCGCTGGCGGAGGTCGGCCTGGAGGGCCGCGGCCGGTCCTGGCCGCACGAGCTGTCCGGCGGCGAACAGCAGCGCGCCGCGCTGGCCCGCGCCCTGGTCCGCGAGCCCGAACTGCTCCTCGCGGACGAGCCGTTCGGCGCCCTGGACGCCCTCACCCGGATCAGGATGCACGGCCTGCTGCGCGAGCTGTACGAGCGCCACCGCCCCGCGGTGCTCCTGGTCACCCATGACGTGGACGAGGCCGTCGAACTGGCCGACCGGGTACTCGTCCTGGAGGACGGCCGGATCGCCGTGGACCTCACCGTCGACCTGCCCACCCCGCGCTCCCGGCGCGATGCCCGGTTCCAGGAGTACCGCGACACCCTGCTCACCGCCCTCGGCGTCGCGCAGCCGTAG
- a CDS encoding LLM class flavin-dependent oxidoreductase, with protein sequence MPRTPDRKQLHLNAFLMSTGHHEASWRLPESPAEANADVEHYKNLARIAERGRLDSLFLADSPVLMGDPGRRPSAKLEPTVLLTALAGATRHIGLIATASTSYNEPYNLARRFASLDHVSGGRAGWNIVTTAGADAARNFGLDDTPLHHDRYRRAGEFVEVSTKLWDSWADDAVIADKERGVHALAERVRKIGHSGEFFRVDGPLNVQRPPQGYPLLVQAGSSEDGKDFAARYAEAVFTAQQTLEEGIAFYKDVKQRAETAGRNPDGIKILPGIVPVIGDTEAEALALDAELEELIVPDYARRQLAQRLRIAPDELDLDAELPEGIPTEDEIEGAKSRYTLIVELARRERLTVRQLIGRLGGGRGHRTFAGTAEQVADTIEHWYDSGAADGFNIMPAVLPSGLEVFVDRVVPILQERGLFRTEYTASTLRGHYGLPRPANRLFETVDSAEGHFGIALAQAR encoded by the coding sequence ATGCCCCGCACGCCTGACCGCAAGCAGCTGCACCTCAACGCCTTCCTCATGTCCACCGGCCACCACGAGGCGTCCTGGCGGCTGCCGGAGAGCCCGGCCGAGGCCAACGCCGACGTCGAGCACTACAAGAACCTGGCCCGGATCGCCGAACGCGGCAGACTGGACTCGCTGTTCCTCGCCGACAGCCCCGTCCTGATGGGCGATCCGGGACGGCGGCCGTCCGCCAAGCTGGAGCCCACCGTCCTGCTGACCGCGCTGGCCGGTGCCACCCGGCACATCGGCCTCATCGCCACCGCGTCGACCAGCTACAACGAGCCGTACAACCTGGCCCGCCGGTTCGCCTCGCTCGACCATGTCTCGGGCGGCCGGGCCGGCTGGAACATCGTCACGACGGCGGGCGCCGACGCGGCCCGCAACTTCGGCCTCGACGACACCCCGCTGCACCACGACCGCTACCGGCGCGCCGGTGAGTTCGTCGAGGTGTCCACCAAGCTGTGGGACAGCTGGGCCGACGACGCCGTGATCGCGGACAAGGAGCGCGGTGTCCACGCCCTGGCGGAACGGGTCCGGAAGATCGGGCACAGCGGTGAGTTCTTCCGGGTCGACGGCCCGCTGAACGTACAACGCCCGCCGCAGGGCTACCCGTTGCTCGTGCAGGCCGGGTCCAGCGAGGACGGCAAGGACTTCGCCGCCCGGTACGCGGAGGCGGTGTTCACCGCCCAGCAGACCCTGGAGGAGGGCATCGCGTTCTACAAGGACGTGAAGCAGCGCGCCGAGACCGCCGGCCGCAACCCTGACGGCATCAAGATCCTCCCCGGCATCGTTCCCGTCATCGGCGACACCGAGGCCGAGGCCCTGGCACTGGACGCCGAACTGGAGGAGCTCATCGTCCCGGACTACGCCAGGCGGCAGCTCGCCCAGCGGCTGAGGATCGCCCCCGACGAACTCGACCTGGACGCCGAACTCCCCGAGGGCATTCCCACCGAGGACGAGATCGAGGGTGCCAAGAGCCGCTACACGCTCATCGTGGAGCTGGCCAGGCGCGAACGGCTGACCGTACGTCAGTTGATCGGCCGGCTCGGCGGCGGACGCGGCCACCGCACCTTCGCCGGTACGGCAGAGCAGGTCGCGGACACCATCGAGCACTGGTACGACAGCGGGGCCGCCGACGGCTTCAACATCATGCCCGCCGTCCTCCCCTCCGGCCTTGAGGTCTTCGTCGACCGGGTGGTGCCGATCCTCCAGGAGCGGGGCCTGTTCCGTACCGAGTACACCGCGAGCACCCTGCGCGGACACTACGGGCTGCCCCGGCCCGCCAACCGGCTCTTCGAGACCGTCGACAGCGCCGAGGGCCACTTCGGTATCGCGCTGGCGCAGGCCCGGTGA
- a CDS encoding nuclear transport factor 2 family protein: MTAYDDAVERYFAAWNAATPEELAKAVAAAFTEDAGYTDPLADVRGHDELAAAISGARQQFPGFTFRQTGTTDGHHSLVRFSWELVAADGSAPVAGSDVAVLAADGRISTVGGFLDRVPAV; encoded by the coding sequence ATGACCGCCTACGACGACGCCGTCGAGCGCTACTTCGCCGCCTGGAACGCCGCCACCCCCGAGGAGTTGGCGAAGGCCGTCGCGGCGGCGTTCACCGAGGACGCCGGCTACACCGACCCGCTGGCCGACGTGCGGGGGCACGACGAGCTGGCGGCCGCGATCAGCGGCGCCCGGCAGCAGTTCCCGGGCTTCACCTTCCGGCAGACCGGGACCACGGACGGACACCACTCCCTCGTCCGTTTCAGCTGGGAGCTGGTCGCGGCGGACGGTTCCGCCCCGGTCGCCGGTTCGGACGTGGCCGTTCTCGCGGCCGACGGGCGGATCAGCACGGTGGGCGGATTCCTGGACCGGGTACCGGCCGTCTGA
- a CDS encoding alpha/beta fold hydrolase produces the protein MPYITVGEENSAGIELYYEDHGAGRPVVLIHGFPLSGASWEKQLPVLLGAGYRVITYDRRGFGRSGRPVTGYDYDTFAADLNTVMEKLDLEDAVLTGFSMGTGEVTRYLGNHGSRRVGLAVLVAPVPPYLLLADDNPEGVDRSVFDGIMSAIVADRPAYLTEFLDGFNNTDKLAGTRISEQALRMQWNVAADASAHATLACVPTWLTDFRDDLPKNDVPTLIVQGDEDRILPIDSTGRRLPDLIHDSRLVEIAGGPHNIGWTHAEELNTVLMGFLDEHRR, from the coding sequence ATGCCGTACATCACGGTCGGCGAGGAGAACTCCGCCGGCATCGAGCTGTACTACGAGGACCACGGCGCGGGCAGGCCGGTCGTCCTCATCCACGGATTCCCGCTGAGCGGCGCCTCGTGGGAGAAGCAGCTGCCGGTCCTGCTCGGCGCCGGGTACCGGGTCATCACCTACGACCGGCGCGGTTTCGGCCGGTCGGGCAGGCCCGTCACCGGGTACGACTACGACACGTTCGCCGCGGACCTGAACACCGTGATGGAGAAGCTGGATCTGGAGGACGCGGTGCTGACCGGGTTCTCCATGGGAACCGGCGAGGTCACCCGCTACCTCGGCAACCACGGCTCGCGCCGGGTGGGCCTGGCGGTCCTGGTGGCCCCCGTGCCGCCCTATCTGCTGCTCGCGGACGACAACCCCGAGGGCGTGGACCGGAGCGTCTTCGACGGCATCATGAGCGCCATCGTCGCGGACCGGCCCGCCTATCTCACCGAGTTCCTCGACGGGTTCAACAACACCGACAAGCTCGCCGGCACCCGGATCAGCGAGCAGGCCCTGCGGATGCAGTGGAACGTGGCGGCGGACGCCTCTGCCCACGCCACCCTGGCGTGCGTGCCGACCTGGCTGACGGACTTCCGCGACGACCTGCCGAAGAACGACGTGCCGACACTGATCGTGCAGGGCGACGAGGACCGCATCCTGCCCATCGACTCCACCGGGCGGCGGCTGCCGGACCTCATTCACGACAGCCGCCTCGTGGAGATCGCGGGCGGCCCGCACAACATCGGCTGGACCCATGCGGAGGAGCTCAACACCGTACTGATGGGCTTCCTGGACGAACACCGGCGCTGA
- a CDS encoding DUF5709 domain-containing protein, giving the protein MKDADLGDEVYQPQQPEASDPADLLDVEDTLDDRDLTDVLDEGYSPPERPWAVEDRGTTASEQHSGEALEGRLARELPEVADVPGDGVGDMPDGDGEPWDDEVGDVRAGRLTRELDRDDPDTTAGEDVGIDGAAASAEEAAMHVVPDDRA; this is encoded by the coding sequence ATGAAGGATGCCGACCTGGGCGACGAGGTCTACCAGCCCCAGCAGCCGGAGGCCTCCGACCCCGCCGATCTGCTCGACGTGGAAGACACCCTGGACGACCGCGACCTCACTGACGTGCTCGACGAGGGGTACTCCCCGCCCGAGCGGCCGTGGGCCGTGGAGGACCGGGGCACCACCGCGTCCGAGCAGCACAGCGGCGAGGCGCTGGAGGGCCGGCTCGCCCGGGAGCTGCCCGAGGTCGCCGATGTGCCCGGTGACGGCGTGGGCGACATGCCGGACGGGGACGGCGAGCCCTGGGACGACGAGGTCGGCGACGTCCGTGCCGGGCGCCTCACCCGCGAGCTGGACCGCGACGACCCGGACACCACGGCGGGCGAGGACGTCGGGATCGACGGCGCGGCGGCGTCTGCCGAGGAAGCCGCCATGCACGTCGTCCCGGACGACCGGGCGTAG
- a CDS encoding DUF6296 family protein has protein sequence MDYPESYQLVFQSSAVEDDAVIVRRTAQSGAGGYPVYEDETGIVRAEISERGEVRMLASGGHQVLGTPLVVREPAP, from the coding sequence ATGGATTACCCCGAGAGCTACCAACTGGTGTTTCAGTCGTCCGCGGTGGAGGACGACGCGGTGATCGTCCGGCGGACCGCGCAGTCCGGGGCCGGTGGATATCCGGTCTACGAGGACGAGACCGGGATCGTCCGGGCGGAGATCAGCGAGCGCGGAGAGGTGCGGATGCTCGCCAGCGGCGGGCACCAGGTCCTCGGGACGCCGCTGGTGGTGCGCGAACCGGCCCCGTAG
- a CDS encoding TerD family protein, producing MITLNKEDGPADLDGVTHLSIGVSWDPTVGSSGGLMGKLRQKKGTDLDLIAIAMQGADPVRLAGLDSLDPLGNGSLVHSGDNQTGKGDGDDETVTVDFARVPTNITSIVFIAAAYKKGSSFQNARNISFKVYDATGGSSQQVADIWPSLLSNDNGCAVAKALRVGGSWKLEVINETGKIKQGTEQALMRFAVSK from the coding sequence ATGATCACGTTGAACAAGGAAGACGGCCCGGCGGATCTGGACGGGGTGACCCACCTGTCCATCGGGGTGTCCTGGGACCCCACGGTCGGCAGCAGTGGCGGGCTGATGGGGAAGCTCCGCCAGAAGAAGGGCACCGACCTCGACCTGATCGCCATCGCGATGCAGGGCGCGGACCCGGTCCGGCTGGCCGGTCTGGACTCCCTGGACCCGCTGGGCAACGGATCGCTGGTGCACAGCGGTGACAACCAGACCGGAAAGGGCGACGGCGACGACGAGACGGTGACCGTCGACTTCGCCCGGGTGCCGACGAACATCACGTCCATCGTCTTCATCGCCGCCGCGTACAAGAAGGGCAGCTCCTTCCAGAACGCGCGCAACATCAGCTTCAAGGTGTACGACGCGACGGGCGGCAGCAGCCAGCAGGTCGCCGACATCTGGCCGAGCCTGCTCAGCAACGACAACGGCTGCGCCGTGGCCAAGGCGCTGCGCGTCGGCGGGAGCTGGAAGCTCGAGGTGATCAACGAGACGGGGAAGATCAAGCAGGGCACCGAGCAGGCCCTGATGCGTTTCGCCGTGAGCAAGTAA
- a CDS encoding DMT family transporter, whose product MISVLFAVLTALSNGSASVLQRRAALDVPDRESMRMSLIGHLLRQKVWLAGIALVIVAAVCQAVALATGPIAVVQPIFVIELPATLLLAGFVMRVRVPRRVWLGAAAVTFGLALGMASAAPGGGSETVHGAAWVPALILTGLFEAALIAGARATRGNSRAALLGLAAACGYALTAALMKDAMARLSDGDGVVVLFESWQLYATAAAGVGALFLLQNALQAGTLVAVQPCLTLGDALISVLYGVTLFGEELHTGWWLLPELLALALITAGCVELARSPLAAGNPTSPSRARRVD is encoded by the coding sequence GTGATCAGTGTCCTCTTCGCCGTCCTGACCGCGCTCAGCAACGGGTCCGCCTCCGTCCTCCAGCGCCGCGCCGCCCTCGATGTCCCCGACCGGGAGTCGATGCGGATGTCATTGATCGGCCATCTGCTGCGCCAGAAGGTGTGGCTCGCGGGGATCGCGCTGGTGATCGTCGCGGCCGTCTGCCAGGCCGTCGCGCTGGCGACCGGGCCGATCGCGGTGGTCCAGCCGATCTTCGTGATCGAGCTGCCGGCGACCCTGCTGCTCGCGGGGTTCGTGATGCGGGTGCGGGTGCCCCGGCGCGTCTGGCTCGGGGCGGCCGCCGTGACGTTCGGGCTGGCCCTCGGCATGGCGTCGGCCGCTCCGGGGGGCGGGAGCGAGACGGTGCACGGGGCGGCGTGGGTTCCGGCGCTGATCCTCACCGGTCTCTTCGAGGCGGCGCTGATCGCGGGGGCGCGGGCCACCCGGGGCAACTCCCGGGCCGCGCTGCTCGGCCTGGCCGCCGCCTGCGGGTACGCGCTCACCGCCGCCCTGATGAAGGACGCCATGGCGCGGCTCAGTGACGGCGACGGGGTGGTGGTGCTCTTCGAGTCCTGGCAGCTCTACGCCACGGCCGCGGCGGGCGTCGGCGCCCTGTTCCTTCTCCAGAACGCGCTCCAGGCGGGCACGCTGGTCGCGGTGCAGCCGTGCCTGACGCTGGGCGACGCCCTGATCAGCGTCCTGTACGGGGTGACCCTGTTCGGCGAGGAGCTGCACACCGGCTGGTGGCTGCTCCCGGAGCTGCTGGCCCTGGCCCTGATCACCGCGGGCTGCGTCGAACTGGCGCGGTCACCGCTGGCGGCCGGAAACCCGACGTCCCCGTCCCGCGCGCGCCGGGTGGACTGA
- a CDS encoding winged helix DNA-binding domain-containing protein, translating into MAEKKKTSAPAPAVLSPRALGRATLERQLLLRRAGMTAEEAIRHLVGLQAQNPRPPYFQLLARLEGFDPAELAALMESREVVRIVTLRSTIHTHTADDALTLRPLVQEARDRELRIFRNRLVGVDLDRLRDISREYVEEAPRTPKEIRERLLTVWPDADPQALSTAARCVLPLVQVTPRGVWGRSGRVALTTVEHWLARPAESVPAPDATVLRYLGAFGPASVRDMQSWAGLTRLAEVFDRLRPRLATFRDENGVELFDLPDAPRPAEDTPAPPRFLPEFDNVLLGHADRTRIVPPRFRGRNGVGNQSYGSVLFDGFLAALWQLDTGRGGAPATVTVQELRPLGAAGRDAVTEEAVALLSVMTEAATDGSGYDIRFASFIDFGE; encoded by the coding sequence ATGGCCGAGAAGAAGAAGACCTCCGCCCCGGCCCCCGCGGTGCTCTCGCCCCGGGCACTGGGGCGCGCGACGCTGGAACGCCAACTGCTGCTCCGCCGCGCCGGGATGACGGCCGAGGAGGCGATCCGGCACCTCGTCGGCCTCCAGGCGCAGAACCCCCGGCCGCCCTACTTCCAGCTGCTCGCCCGGCTGGAGGGCTTCGACCCGGCCGAACTCGCCGCGCTGATGGAATCGCGCGAAGTCGTCCGCATCGTCACCCTGCGCTCCACCATCCACACCCACACCGCGGATGACGCCCTCACCCTGCGCCCCCTCGTCCAGGAGGCCCGCGACCGGGAGCTGAGGATCTTCCGGAACCGGCTCGTGGGCGTGGATCTGGACCGGCTCCGGGACATCAGCCGGGAGTACGTCGAGGAGGCGCCCCGCACCCCGAAGGAGATCCGCGAGCGGCTGCTCACCGTGTGGCCGGACGCCGATCCGCAGGCCCTGAGCACGGCGGCCCGCTGCGTGCTCCCGCTGGTCCAGGTGACCCCGCGCGGGGTGTGGGGCAGGAGCGGCCGGGTGGCGCTGACCACCGTCGAGCACTGGCTCGCCCGCCCCGCGGAGTCGGTCCCCGCGCCCGACGCCACCGTGCTCCGCTACCTCGGCGCGTTCGGCCCGGCGTCGGTGCGGGACATGCAGTCCTGGGCCGGACTGACCCGGCTGGCGGAGGTCTTCGACCGGCTCCGTCCGCGACTGGCCACCTTCCGGGACGAGAACGGCGTCGAGCTGTTCGACCTGCCCGACGCCCCGCGTCCCGCCGAGGACACCCCCGCCCCGCCGCGCTTCCTGCCCGAGTTCGACAACGTGCTGCTCGGCCACGCGGACCGCACCCGGATCGTCCCGCCCCGGTTCAGGGGGCGCAACGGAGTGGGGAACCAGAGCTACGGGAGCGTGCTGTTCGACGGCTTCCTCGCCGCCCTGTGGCAGCTGGACACCGGCCGGGGCGGCGCACCGGCCACCGTCACCGTGCAGGAGCTGCGCCCGCTCGGTGCGGCCGGGCGCGACGCCGTCACGGAGGAGGCCGTCGCGCTGCTCTCCGTGATGACGGAGGCGGCCACGGACGGCAGCGGCTACGACATCAGGTTCGCCTCGTTCATCGACTTCGGTGAGTGA
- a CDS encoding LuxR C-terminal-related transcriptional regulator: MPESVDAVEMQAALLRLRRTSGLPVAFGGLLSDTRHARIAELNGAHTAALRGLVISAGSGLGGKAIALSRPCAVTDYHSSRHISHEYDVAVAAEGLRSVVAVPVVVRRKVRGVLYGALREPLTLGDRTFDAAVAAARDVEQALAVRDEVQQLLAVTREEVTDPRAAPEAWEDVRSAHRELRALVPKVLDPALRDELLAVCGRLASAAGARVPKAPEVQLAPRELDVLACVAAGATNAVAAGRLGLRPETVKGYLRSAMRKLGAHTRLEAVVAARRAGLLP, translated from the coding sequence GTGCCGGAATCCGTCGATGCGGTGGAGATGCAGGCCGCGCTGTTGCGGCTGCGCCGGACGAGCGGGCTGCCCGTGGCGTTCGGCGGGCTGCTCTCCGACACCCGCCATGCCAGGATCGCCGAGCTGAACGGGGCGCACACCGCGGCGCTGCGCGGGCTGGTGATCTCGGCCGGCAGCGGTCTGGGCGGCAAGGCGATCGCCCTGTCCCGGCCGTGCGCGGTGACCGACTACCACTCCTCGCGCCACATCAGCCACGAGTACGACGTGGCCGTGGCGGCGGAGGGCCTGCGCTCGGTCGTCGCGGTACCCGTCGTCGTACGGCGCAAGGTGCGCGGCGTGCTGTACGGGGCCCTGCGCGAGCCCCTCACCCTCGGGGACCGCACGTTCGACGCGGCGGTGGCGGCGGCCCGCGACGTGGAGCAGGCGCTGGCCGTCCGGGACGAGGTGCAGCAGCTGCTCGCCGTGACCCGCGAGGAGGTGACCGATCCGCGGGCCGCCCCGGAGGCCTGGGAGGACGTCAGGTCGGCTCACCGGGAACTGCGCGCCCTGGTACCGAAGGTGCTCGACCCGGCGCTGCGCGACGAGCTGCTCGCGGTGTGCGGGCGGCTCGCCTCCGCGGCCGGTGCGCGGGTGCCGAAGGCCCCGGAGGTGCAGCTGGCGCCACGCGAGCTCGACGTCCTGGCCTGCGTAGCGGCGGGTGCGACGAACGCGGTGGCGGCGGGCCGGCTCGGGCTGCGCCCGGAGACGGTGAAGGGGTATCTGCGCTCCGCGATGCGCAAGCTCGGTGCGCACACCCGGCTGGAGGCGGTCGTCGCGGCCCGGCGGGCGGGGCTGCTGCCGTAG